CATCTACCACCACGACGGCACCTACTACCTTTACTACTCCATTTCCGCCTTCGGCAAAAACACCTCCGCGATCGGCGTAGCATCCAACAAAACGCTTGATCCGGAAAGCCCTGATTTCGAGTGGGTCGACCATGGCAAAGTCATCCAATCCTACCCGGGACTCACCAACTGGAACGCCATCGACCCGAATATAGTCGAGGCCAAGGACGGCACCCCCTACATGTCCTTCGGATCCTTCTGGGGCGGACTGAAAATCGTCGAGCTCGCACCCGATCTCATCAGCCTCGTCGAAAAGGAACCAGAGGTGCTTCCCACCATCGCCAGCCGCAAAACCGATCCCGACGCCCCCAATCCCCCAGCCCCCGGCAACAATCCCGTGGACGCCGGCGGCAACGCCATCGAGGCGCCCTTCATTTTCCGCCACGGCGACTACTACTATCAATTCGCATCGATCGACTATTGCTGCCGCGGCGCCGAAAGCACCTACAAGATGATCGTGGGCCGCTCGAAAACCGTACTAGGCCCCTACCTCGACCGCGAAGGAAAACGCCTCGACCAAGGCGGCGGCACCATCCTCCTAGAAGGCGACGAAAACTGGTACGGCGTCGGCCACAATTCCGCCTACACCTTCGACGGCACCGACTACCTCGTCTATCACGCCTACGACGCCTCCCACGAGCGAGCCATAGCGAAGCTCCGCATCAACAAGATCGCTTGGACCGACGACGGCTGGCCAACCGTCGGCGAGCTGGTAACGCCTGAAGAAGAAGGGCGATAAACCAGCCCGGCATCAAACACCCGTATTCGTGAGCTTTATACAAGTGTAGCAAGCGAACGCTATCCATCCGAACGACCAAGGTAGGGCGGTCTGGCCCAGACCGCCGAGCTGCAGGATTCGAAAACGCCCATCCGCTCCATCGGCGCCCAGCGGCGGACTGGGCCAGTCCGCCCTACCCGCTCTTCCTCCTAGAAGGCGACTAAAACTGGTACGGCGTCGGCCACAATTCCGCCTACACCTTCGACGGCACCGACTACCTCGTCTATCACGCCTACGACGCCTCCCACGAGCGCGCCATAGCGAAGCTCCGCATCAACAA
The DNA window shown above is from Pelagicoccus sp. SDUM812003 and carries:
- a CDS encoding arabinan endo-1,5-alpha-L-arabinosidase, translated to MKSILQPLILIGILTAALATASAQPADWPDFSKPHSDIPVHDPVMAKEGDTYYLFCTGMGVGVWSSPDLKQWVRLDPVFSEPPAWAKEAVPTFRGHIWAPDIYHHDGTYYLYYSISAFGKNTSAIGVASNKTLDPESPDFEWVDHGKVIQSYPGLTNWNAIDPNIVEAKDGTPYMSFGSFWGGLKIVELAPDLISLVEKEPEVLPTIASRKTDPDAPNPPAPGNNPVDAGGNAIEAPFIFRHGDYYYQFASIDYCCRGAESTYKMIVGRSKTVLGPYLDREGKRLDQGGGTILLEGDENWYGVGHNSAYTFDGTDYLVYHAYDASHERAIAKLRINKIAWTDDGWPTVGELVTPEEEGR